In Halapricum desulfuricans, a single window of DNA contains:
- a CDS encoding DUF5518 domain-containing protein yields the protein METTDSTASSEPDDPVLARPIPEYVDWLVGVVIALGGMALLVGGTAVRFVVDRELLAEDIESGQITVVVLERDLTEAETLEFSLEVVNWTGLGLLVTGIGLVLFAIGYVVFRHRAHQNVGEGAPVDSYQSSAVLGAVATAVLSFVPFSPILGGGLAGYLEQPASGRSVSVGALSGFLSMAPALVLLGFVTVGLYAGFATIQEAGLGLVVVAGMLFGLLVVSAYGAGLGALGGFAGGRLADGE from the coding sequence ATGGAGACAACAGACAGCACAGCCAGTAGTGAGCCAGACGATCCCGTGTTGGCTCGGCCGATACCAGAGTACGTCGACTGGCTCGTCGGGGTGGTCATCGCGCTCGGCGGGATGGCACTGCTCGTCGGGGGTACCGCTGTGCGTTTCGTCGTCGACAGGGAGTTGCTCGCGGAAGATATCGAGAGCGGGCAGATCACGGTCGTCGTTCTGGAGCGAGACCTCACGGAGGCGGAGACGCTTGAGTTCTCCCTGGAGGTCGTCAACTGGACGGGGCTCGGTCTCCTCGTGACGGGCATCGGGCTCGTCCTGTTCGCGATCGGGTACGTCGTGTTCCGACACCGTGCCCATCAAAACGTCGGGGAGGGGGCTCCAGTCGACTCGTATCAATCGTCGGCGGTGCTCGGTGCAGTCGCGACGGCAGTGCTCTCGTTCGTCCCCTTCTCGCCGATCCTCGGCGGTGGGCTGGCGGGCTACCTCGAACAGCCGGCGTCCGGACGGTCAGTCAGCGTCGGTGCGCTCTCCGGGTTCCTGTCGATGGCTCCGGCGCTGGTCCTGCTCGGCTTCGTCACTGTCGGCCTGTACGCGGGATTCGCCACGATACAGGAGGCGGGACTCGGCCTCGTCGTCGTCGCGGGGATGCTCTTCGGGTTGCTGGTGGTCAGTGCCTACGGTGCCGGGCTCGGCGCGCTGGGCGGCTTTGCGGGGGGTCGTCTGGCCGACGGCGAGTGA
- a CDS encoding nicotinate phosphoribosyltransferase: MTDSGPFDFLGSEAIQDGRASDAYFDRTVEALEHAGKNPHVVAEVTADQFPTGEFEVLAGVKDLAHLFEDLPVDVDALPEGQLFDGGPVARVEGEYLDFCRFETALLGFLSHASGVATNALRARLAAPDSTVLSFGSRHVHPAIAPVVERSALIGDLDGISNVAAGEMIGREAGGTMPHALLLCFGRGEQEAAWRAFDEAVAEDVPRVALCDTFSDEVDETLRAVETIEGLDSVRLDTTSSRRGDFRHIVREVTWELDARGHDDVGVFVSGGLGPAELLHLRDVVDGFGVGGYVSNADPIDFALDIVEIDGEATSKRGKLAGVKDVYRTPDGGHHVALADQPGPVDGDSLMEPLVRDGEIVRAFDVDEAARRARQDADAVGFGTE, encoded by the coding sequence ATGACCGACTCAGGGCCGTTCGATTTTCTCGGCAGCGAGGCGATACAGGACGGGCGGGCGAGTGACGCGTACTTCGACCGCACCGTCGAGGCGCTCGAACACGCGGGCAAGAACCCCCACGTCGTCGCGGAGGTGACCGCAGACCAGTTCCCGACCGGCGAGTTCGAGGTGCTGGCCGGAGTGAAAGACCTCGCACACCTCTTCGAGGATCTCCCGGTCGACGTCGACGCGCTGCCGGAGGGACAGCTGTTCGACGGCGGACCCGTCGCTCGCGTCGAGGGGGAGTACCTGGACTTCTGTCGGTTCGAGACGGCACTCCTGGGCTTTCTCTCGCATGCCAGCGGGGTCGCGACCAACGCGTTGCGCGCTCGACTCGCCGCGCCGGACTCGACGGTGTTGAGCTTCGGCTCGCGACACGTCCACCCCGCGATCGCGCCCGTCGTCGAGCGAAGCGCCCTGATCGGCGACCTCGACGGCATCTCCAACGTCGCCGCCGGCGAGATGATCGGCCGGGAAGCCGGCGGAACGATGCCCCACGCGTTGCTTCTGTGTTTCGGACGGGGCGAACAGGAGGCGGCCTGGCGTGCCTTCGACGAGGCCGTCGCCGAGGACGTCCCGCGGGTCGCGCTCTGTGACACCTTCTCCGACGAGGTCGACGAGACGCTCCGGGCGGTCGAGACAATCGAGGGCCTCGACAGCGTCCGACTCGACACGACGAGTTCCCGACGCGGCGACTTCCGGCACATCGTTCGGGAGGTCACGTGGGAACTGGACGCCCGTGGGCACGACGACGTGGGCGTGTTCGTCAGCGGCGGGCTCGGGCCCGCGGAACTTCTCCACCTTCGGGACGTCGTCGACGGGTTCGGCGTCGGCGGGTACGTCAGCAACGCCGATCCGATCGACTTCGCGCTGGACATCGTCGAGATCGACGGCGAGGCGACGTCCAAGCGAGGCAAACTGGCCGGCGTCAAGGACGTCTACCGGACGCCGGACGGCGGCCACCACGTCGCGCTGGCCGACCAGCCGGGCCCCGTCGACGGGGACTCGCTCATGGAGCCGCTGGTCCGTGACGGCGAGATCGTCCGGGCGTTCGACGTCGACGAGGCCGCCCGGCGGGCACGTCAGGACGCCGACGCCGTCGGCTTCGGTACCGAGTGA
- a CDS encoding DUF1684 domain-containing protein: protein MSADWQSELEQQREQKEQYFASHPRSPIPNHADFAGLDYYPIDPDYRFELELHEHDDKEQITVETTADGSQQYVRDGEFRFEVDGEDVTLQAYQPVGGEDRLWVPFRDETNDEETYGAGRYIDLEPEHDRTDEGTWILDLNEAYNPTCAYNEAYECPLIPMENWLDIPVRAGEKAYPGEPVGHSHH, encoded by the coding sequence ATGAGCGCCGACTGGCAGAGCGAACTCGAACAGCAGCGCGAGCAGAAAGAGCAGTATTTCGCCTCGCACCCGCGGTCGCCGATCCCGAACCACGCGGATTTCGCGGGACTCGACTACTACCCGATCGATCCGGACTACCGGTTCGAACTCGAACTCCACGAACACGACGACAAAGAGCAGATCACCGTCGAGACGACCGCCGACGGGAGCCAGCAGTACGTCCGCGACGGCGAGTTCCGCTTCGAGGTCGACGGCGAGGACGTGACGCTGCAGGCCTACCAGCCGGTCGGCGGCGAGGACCGGCTATGGGTGCCGTTCCGCGACGAGACCAACGACGAGGAGACCTACGGCGCGGGCCGGTACATCGACCTCGAACCGGAACACGACAGGACGGACGAGGGGACGTGGATTCTCGACCTCAACGAGGCGTACAACCCCACCTGTGCGTACAACGAGGCCTACGAGTGCCCGCTGATCCCGATGGAGAACTGGCTCGACATCCCGGTCAGAGCCGGTGAAAAGGCGTACCCGGGCGAGCCGGTCGGCCACTCCCACCACTGA
- a CDS encoding M28 family metallopeptidase, translating to MDERVARRLGTIWQSDRPWRVLSTLAEFEDRLGGHPGEKRAAEFLRDELEALGLDNVREKSFAIPEWTRGETSLLVHVHSRDRERTFEARALPYCPESTVEAPLVDVGYGTPAELDDSEVEDAIVVASGATPPSADRFVHRTEKIGHAAERGATGFIFANHRPGQLPPTGSLRVGDTLPAVGVSYETGEWLREYAREGAAARLNVTASVEPGTSQNVRGRFGPETDERVLLLAHYDAHDVGEGALDNGCGVAVLLSVVEALSGLDLDRSVEVALVGCEELGLQGSETLAANIDTDDVHAVVNLDGVGRERTIQALTHASDEIETLVEEVFETVGHPVEIGDRPHPYSDHWPSLRRGIPTLQVHSQAGGETGPWERGWTHTRADTRDKVDRRTLREHAMLAALLVRELAGADLERIDPDRLKAELSDAEPSMRAAGVWPDAWDE from the coding sequence ATGGACGAACGGGTGGCGCGTCGTCTCGGCACGATCTGGCAGTCCGACCGCCCCTGGCGCGTGTTGAGCACGCTGGCGGAGTTCGAGGACCGGCTCGGGGGGCATCCGGGCGAGAAACGCGCGGCGGAGTTCCTGCGCGACGAACTCGAGGCCCTCGGTCTCGATAACGTCCGAGAGAAGTCGTTCGCGATCCCGGAGTGGACCCGCGGGGAGACGTCGCTGCTGGTCCACGTCCACAGTCGCGACCGCGAGCGAACCTTCGAGGCGCGAGCGCTGCCCTACTGCCCGGAATCGACCGTCGAAGCGCCGCTGGTGGACGTCGGGTACGGCACGCCGGCGGAACTCGACGACAGCGAGGTCGAGGACGCGATCGTCGTCGCGAGCGGGGCCACGCCGCCCTCAGCCGACCGATTCGTCCACCGAACCGAAAAGATCGGTCACGCGGCCGAGCGGGGAGCGACGGGGTTCATCTTCGCGAACCATCGCCCCGGCCAGCTCCCGCCGACCGGATCGCTCCGGGTCGGAGACACGCTCCCGGCGGTCGGTGTCAGCTACGAGACCGGCGAGTGGCTCCGCGAGTACGCCCGGGAAGGGGCGGCCGCACGGCTGAACGTCACCGCGTCGGTCGAACCGGGGACGAGCCAGAACGTCCGGGGCCGGTTCGGCCCCGAAACCGACGAGCGCGTGCTCCTACTCGCCCACTACGACGCCCACGACGTCGGTGAGGGGGCGCTTGACAACGGCTGTGGCGTCGCGGTCCTGCTGTCGGTCGTCGAGGCGCTTTCGGGACTCGATCTGGACCGGTCGGTCGAGGTCGCGCTGGTCGGCTGTGAGGAGCTCGGACTGCAGGGCAGCGAGACGCTGGCGGCGAATATCGACACCGATGACGTACACGCCGTTGTCAACCTCGACGGCGTCGGCCGCGAGCGGACGATCCAGGCGCTGACTCACGCCAGCGACGAGATCGAAACGCTGGTCGAAGAGGTCTTCGAGACGGTCGGTCACCCCGTCGAGATCGGGGATCGCCCCCATCCCTACAGCGATCACTGGCCGTCCCTCCGCCGGGGTATCCCGACGCTGCAGGTCCACAGTCAGGCGGGCGGGGAGACCGGCCCCTGGGAACGAGGGTGGACGCACACCCGCGCGGACACCAGAGACAAGGTCGATCGGCGGACGCTGCGCGAACACGCGATGCTCGCGGCGTTGCTCGTCCGTGAACTGGCCGGTGCAGATCTCGAGCGGATCGATCCCGACCGACTGAAAGCCGAGCTGTCGGACGCCGAGCCCAGCATGCGGGCCGCCGGCGTCTGGCCCGACGCGTGGGACGAGTGA
- the pepF gene encoding oligoendopeptidase F: MSSVPERSDVETEYTWELEALYADDDEWETAFEQVSERIDDLAAFEGRATDDAETLLATLETFEDVMRQVENVVAYARMRRDEDTRDSDYQALFARAQSLHSRASSAASFLDPEIQSCTREEIDAMIDAAPALEEYEHYFDDVLRMKDHTRSAEVEELLADLGEVLGAPSEVYNMLTNADMTFPSVEDPEGEPIEITLNNFTTLQKRQDRAFRREVYEQFYDEWETLRNAVGAAHKNSVKTDVKTARARNYETAREAALDGPNVPTEVYDTLVETVHDNLDALHRHADLKRQIIDGDELRMWDLYVPLTETESPEIDYEQACEYVTEAVAPLGEDYQSRLAEGLDSRWVDVYETRGKQSGAYSGGTYESQPYILLNYQDDVESMYTLAHELGHSLHSEYTSDEQPYVYADYEIFVAEVASTVNETLLTHHLLETVEDERLRRHVLNEYLERFRSTLYRQTMFAEFEQQTHELAEAGEALTAEQLDELYADLKGEYYEPAELDDRIAREWMRIPHFYRAFYVYQYATGISAAVALVESILDEDDPGAADRYLEFLSRGSRAYPLELLRDAGVDMAEPDPVEAATGVYTEYLDEMASLL, from the coding sequence ATGAGTTCAGTACCGGAGCGGAGCGACGTCGAGACCGAGTACACGTGGGAACTCGAGGCCCTGTACGCCGACGACGACGAGTGGGAGACGGCCTTCGAGCAGGTGAGCGAGCGGATCGACGACCTGGCGGCGTTCGAGGGACGGGCGACCGACGACGCCGAGACGCTGCTTGCGACGCTGGAGACCTTCGAGGACGTGATGCGGCAGGTCGAGAACGTCGTCGCCTACGCCCGGATGCGCCGTGACGAGGACACCCGCGACAGCGACTATCAGGCGCTTTTCGCCCGCGCACAGTCGCTGCACTCACGGGCCAGCTCCGCGGCGAGTTTCCTCGACCCGGAGATCCAGTCCTGCACGCGCGAGGAGATCGACGCGATGATCGACGCTGCACCGGCCCTCGAGGAGTACGAGCACTACTTCGACGACGTGCTCCGGATGAAAGACCACACCCGCTCGGCGGAGGTCGAGGAGCTGCTGGCGGACCTGGGCGAGGTCCTGGGCGCGCCCTCCGAGGTGTACAACATGCTGACCAACGCGGACATGACCTTCCCGAGCGTGGAGGACCCGGAGGGCGAACCGATCGAGATCACGCTCAACAACTTCACGACTCTGCAGAAACGCCAGGATCGGGCGTTCCGCCGGGAGGTCTACGAACAGTTCTACGACGAGTGGGAGACGCTTCGCAACGCCGTCGGCGCGGCACACAAAAACAGCGTCAAGACCGACGTCAAGACCGCACGAGCGCGAAACTACGAGACTGCCCGCGAGGCCGCACTTGACGGGCCGAACGTCCCGACCGAGGTCTACGACACGCTCGTCGAGACCGTCCACGACAACCTCGACGCGCTGCACCGCCACGCCGATCTCAAACGGCAGATTATCGACGGTGACGAACTCCGGATGTGGGACCTGTACGTTCCGCTGACCGAGACTGAGAGCCCCGAGATCGACTACGAGCAGGCTTGCGAGTACGTTACCGAGGCCGTCGCGCCGCTGGGCGAGGACTACCAATCCCGGCTCGCGGAGGGGCTGGACTCGCGGTGGGTCGACGTCTACGAGACTCGCGGCAAGCAGTCCGGTGCCTACTCCGGGGGGACCTACGAGTCCCAGCCGTACATCCTGCTGAACTACCAGGACGACGTCGAGTCGATGTACACCCTCGCCCACGAACTGGGCCACTCGCTACATAGCGAGTACACCAGCGACGAGCAGCCCTACGTCTACGCCGACTACGAGATCTTCGTCGCCGAGGTGGCTTCGACGGTCAACGAGACGCTGCTGACCCACCACCTGCTGGAGACCGTCGAGGACGAACGGTTGCGCCGACACGTCCTCAACGAGTACCTCGAACGGTTCCGCTCGACGCTGTACCGACAGACGATGTTCGCGGAGTTCGAGCAGCAGACCCACGAACTCGCAGAGGCCGGCGAGGCGCTGACCGCCGAGCAACTGGACGAACTCTACGCCGACCTCAAAGGCGAGTACTACGAGCCAGCCGAACTCGACGACCGGATCGCTCGCGAGTGGATGCGGATCCCGCACTTCTACCGGGCCTTCTACGTCTACCAGTACGCCACGGGTATCTCGGCGGCGGTCGCGCTGGTCGAGTCGATCCTCGACGAGGACGACCCCGGTGCGGCGGATCGCTACCTCGAGTTCCTCTCCCGTGGCTCGCGCGCGTACCCGCTGGAACTGCTCCGTGACGCCGGTGTGGACATGGCCGAACCCGACCCGGTCGAGGCCGCGACTGGCGTCTATACCGAGTACCTCGACGAGATGGCATCGTTGCTCTGA
- the pan2 gene encoding proteasome-activating nucleotidase Pan2, with product MSRSPSLPDRPTLDLDPDMSPSERLAALKEHFAEVQRVNRELQQQLTAAHNRQDDLVEEVDKLERQNETLKTSSLYIATAEELLDDGVVIKQHGNNQEVLTEVSPQLRSEIEAGDRVAINDSFTVKQTLDSEKDARTQAMQIDGSPDVTYDDIGGLESQIREVREAVEEPLLNAEQFREVGIDPPSGVLLHGPPGTGKTMLAKAVANETDATFIKMAGSELVQKFIGEGAKLVRDLFELAGEREPAIVFIDEIDAIASKRTESKTSGDAEVQRTMMQLLSEMDGFEDRGEIRIIAATNRFDMLDRAILRPGRFDRLIEVPKPDKEGRERILEIHTQEMNLADGVDLGAWAEETAGFTGAELASLATEAGMFAIRDGRTEVGPADFEDAVEKVESAADDVGTPVAFY from the coding sequence ATGTCTCGCAGTCCTTCGCTCCCGGACCGACCTACTCTGGACCTCGATCCCGATATGTCGCCGTCAGAACGGCTGGCGGCGCTGAAAGAACACTTCGCAGAGGTCCAGCGGGTGAACCGTGAACTGCAACAGCAACTGACCGCGGCCCACAATCGCCAGGACGACCTGGTCGAGGAGGTCGACAAACTCGAACGCCAGAACGAGACGCTCAAGACCTCCTCGCTGTACATCGCGACGGCAGAGGAGTTGCTCGACGACGGGGTCGTCATCAAGCAACACGGCAACAACCAGGAAGTGCTGACCGAGGTGTCGCCGCAGTTGCGTTCGGAGATCGAGGCCGGTGACCGGGTCGCGATCAACGACTCGTTTACCGTCAAGCAGACCCTGGACAGCGAGAAGGACGCTCGCACGCAGGCGATGCAGATCGACGGCTCGCCGGACGTGACCTACGACGACATCGGCGGGCTCGAGAGTCAGATCCGCGAGGTTCGGGAAGCCGTCGAGGAGCCGCTGCTCAACGCAGAACAGTTCCGCGAGGTCGGGATCGACCCGCCCAGCGGCGTCCTGCTGCACGGTCCGCCCGGGACGGGCAAGACGATGCTCGCGAAGGCCGTGGCCAACGAGACCGACGCCACGTTCATCAAGATGGCCGGCTCGGAACTGGTCCAGAAGTTCATCGGCGAGGGTGCGAAACTCGTCCGTGACCTGTTCGAACTGGCCGGCGAGCGCGAGCCGGCGATCGTCTTCATCGACGAGATCGACGCGATCGCGAGCAAGCGAACCGAATCGAAGACGTCCGGCGACGCGGAGGTCCAGCGGACGATGATGCAACTGCTCAGCGAGATGGACGGTTTCGAGGACCGCGGGGAGATCCGGATCATCGCCGCGACCAACCGCTTCGACATGCTCGACCGGGCGATCCTCCGGCCCGGCCGCTTCGACCGCCTCATCGAGGTGCCAAAGCCCGACAAGGAGGGGCGCGAACGGATCCTCGAGATCCACACCCAGGAGATGAACCTCGCCGACGGCGTCGATCTCGGTGCCTGGGCCGAGGAGACAGCGGGATTCACCGGCGCGGAACTGGCAAGTCTCGCAACCGAGGCGGGCATGTTCGCCATCCGTGACGGCCGTACCGAGGTCGGACCAGCGGACTTCGAAGACGCCGTCGAAAAGGTCGAATCGGCCGCCGATGACGTCGGAACGCCGGTCGCGTTCTACTAA
- a CDS encoding universal stress protein, which translates to MGKHILIPVDGSEQAHGACAFVAEDYPDADVTLLHVINPAEAGYSVQAGLPTFSEEWYERQKERAEEIFEEVEPDLEDGDGTVNRETEIGKPTNTIVEFAEANDVDQIVMGSHGRSGVSRILLGSVAETVIRRSPAPVTVVR; encoded by the coding sequence ATGGGCAAGCATATCCTGATCCCGGTCGATGGATCCGAACAGGCCCACGGGGCGTGTGCGTTCGTCGCTGAGGACTACCCCGACGCCGACGTGACGCTGTTGCACGTGATCAACCCCGCCGAGGCGGGCTACAGCGTCCAGGCGGGACTGCCGACGTTCTCCGAGGAGTGGTACGAGCGCCAGAAGGAGCGCGCCGAGGAGATCTTCGAGGAGGTCGAACCCGATCTGGAAGACGGTGACGGGACGGTCAACCGGGAGACCGAGATCGGCAAGCCGACCAACACGATCGTCGAGTTCGCCGAGGCGAACGACGTCGATCAGATCGTGATGGGCAGTCACGGCCGGTCGGGCGTCTCGCGGATCCTGCTGGGGAGCGTCGCCGAGACCGTCATCCGGCGCTCGCCCGCCCCGGTGACGGTCGTGCGGTAA
- the argS gene encoding arginine--tRNA ligase: protein MLLSLRAEVEDALTTALEALDLPTDDLGIETPPEDVPAVLASSAAYRLASEAGAPPPEIAADLVEAIDADDYEYIGSVSQQGPYVNVLPSDRYLEAAVEAAQTESFGTLPDRETSVVVEHTSANPTGPVHVGRARNPIVGDALARVLEYAGYDVERHYYVNDAGRQIALFTWAYETFDESDLPEPARDSPEYEMVRYYRKGNAYLEEADDDAVEAAEAEIQAILQGLEDGDEETYERVSEVVDTVLAGMTATLERLPAEFDEFVKETRFMRDGSTDDVIERLRALEAAVYEEDAWQLDLPDIEKNLVFLRADDTSLYTTRDLAHHEWKFDTFDRAVTVLGEDHKLQADQLETTLELLGHDTDRLEQVFYSWVNLPEGGMSTREGTGVDLDDLLDEAIDRARQEVEDRLDDRLRDDDLDEADVERIAHQVGIGAVRYDIVAKQPTKGITFEWERALDFEAQSAPYVQYVHARCCGILDEAASASHEVPDEIDVDALETEAARDLVREIARFPAVIEEAADDLRPHVVATYTRDLAEAFNTFYRECPVLTADDPETRAARLAVVAGARNAVANALDALGVAAPDSM, encoded by the coding sequence ATGTTGCTCTCCCTTCGCGCGGAGGTCGAGGACGCCCTCACGACTGCTTTAGAGGCGCTTGATCTCCCGACCGACGACCTGGGTATCGAGACGCCGCCCGAGGACGTTCCGGCCGTGCTGGCTTCAAGCGCTGCCTACCGTCTCGCCAGCGAGGCCGGCGCGCCGCCGCCCGAGATCGCCGCGGACCTCGTCGAGGCGATCGACGCCGACGACTACGAGTACATCGGCTCGGTCAGCCAGCAGGGGCCGTACGTCAACGTCTTGCCCAGCGACAGGTATCTCGAAGCCGCCGTCGAGGCCGCCCAGACGGAGTCGTTCGGAACCCTCCCCGATCGGGAGACGAGCGTGGTCGTCGAGCATACCTCGGCCAATCCCACGGGACCGGTCCACGTGGGCCGCGCCCGGAACCCGATCGTCGGCGACGCGCTCGCTCGCGTCCTCGAATACGCCGGCTACGACGTCGAACGCCACTACTACGTCAACGACGCCGGCCGCCAGATAGCCCTGTTCACCTGGGCCTACGAGACCTTCGACGAGTCGGATCTCCCCGAGCCGGCACGGGACTCCCCCGAATACGAGATGGTCCGCTACTACCGCAAGGGCAATGCCTACCTCGAGGAGGCGGACGACGACGCCGTCGAGGCGGCCGAAGCCGAGATCCAGGCGATCCTGCAGGGGCTGGAAGACGGCGACGAGGAGACCTACGAGCGGGTCTCGGAGGTGGTCGACACCGTCCTCGCGGGGATGACTGCCACGCTGGAGCGACTTCCCGCCGAGTTCGACGAGTTCGTCAAGGAGACGCGGTTCATGCGCGACGGCTCGACCGACGACGTGATCGAGCGCCTGCGAGCCCTCGAGGCGGCCGTCTACGAGGAGGACGCCTGGCAGCTGGATCTGCCCGACATCGAGAAGAACCTGGTCTTCCTGCGTGCGGACGACACGTCGCTGTACACGACGCGGGACCTCGCTCACCACGAGTGGAAGTTCGATACCTTCGACCGTGCCGTGACGGTTCTGGGCGAGGATCACAAGCTCCAGGCCGACCAGCTTGAGACGACCCTCGAGTTGCTGGGTCACGACACCGACCGGCTCGAGCAGGTGTTCTACTCGTGGGTCAACCTCCCGGAGGGCGGGATGAGCACGCGCGAGGGGACCGGTGTCGATCTCGACGACCTGCTGGACGAGGCGATCGACCGCGCCCGTCAGGAGGTCGAGGACCGGCTCGACGATCGCCTGCGGGACGATGACCTCGACGAGGCGGACGTCGAGCGGATCGCCCATCAGGTCGGGATCGGTGCCGTCCGGTACGACATCGTCGCCAAACAGCCCACGAAGGGGATCACCTTCGAGTGGGAGCGCGCGCTTGACTTCGAGGCCCAGTCGGCTCCCTACGTCCAGTACGTCCACGCGCGCTGCTGTGGGATCCTCGATGAAGCTGCATCGGCCAGCCACGAGGTACCCGACGAGATCGACGTCGACGCACTCGAAACGGAGGCGGCTCGCGATCTCGTCAGAGAGATCGCCCGCTTCCCGGCCGTGATCGAGGAGGCCGCCGACGATCTGCGTCCACACGTCGTCGCGACGTACACGCGGGACCTCGCCGAGGCGTTCAACACCTTCTATCGGGAGTGTCCGGTGCTGACGGCCGACGACCCCGAGACGCGGGCCGCGCGGCTGGCCGTCGTCGCCGGCGCGCGAAACGCGGTCGCCAACGCGCTGGACGCGCTCGGCGTTGCCGCCCCCGATTCGATGTAG